In Arthrobacter sp. CDRTa11, one DNA window encodes the following:
- a CDS encoding FAD:protein FMN transferase, which translates to MPHTHWEDFSFDGIGTRWDVSTPVPLNPSVRVRLLALVERYDADWSRFREDSTVGAMARRAGRYEMPGEAIALGGLYSSLYEISGGAMTPLIGGSLERLGYDARYTLRPAGEALPALRWEDVLDWDGRVLTTSVPLVLDIGAAGKGMLVDLLADELRSCGVDTFLVDASGDLLNGSSEPLSVALEHPYDSSKAIGTMQLPGGMSLCASASNRRSWGDGLHHVLDGTTGRPVRTAVATWAMAESALLADGLATALFFVPGADLEKTFDFSWLTVFSDGSAAYSAGFEGTLFT; encoded by the coding sequence GTGCCGCACACGCACTGGGAAGACTTCAGCTTTGACGGGATCGGCACGCGCTGGGACGTTTCCACGCCGGTACCGCTGAATCCTTCCGTGCGTGTGCGGCTGCTGGCGCTCGTGGAGCGTTACGACGCCGACTGGTCCCGTTTCCGGGAGGACTCCACTGTGGGGGCCATGGCCCGGCGGGCGGGGCGCTATGAAATGCCGGGCGAAGCCATTGCCCTTGGAGGCCTGTACAGCTCCCTTTATGAAATCAGTGGAGGCGCCATGACTCCCCTGATCGGAGGCAGTCTCGAACGCCTGGGCTACGACGCCCGGTATACCCTCCGTCCCGCCGGGGAGGCCTTGCCCGCACTGCGCTGGGAGGACGTCCTGGACTGGGACGGCCGCGTGCTGACCACCTCCGTCCCGCTGGTACTGGACATCGGCGCGGCCGGCAAGGGCATGCTGGTTGATCTCCTGGCTGACGAACTGCGGTCCTGCGGAGTGGACACGTTCCTGGTCGATGCGAGCGGGGACCTCCTGAACGGCAGTTCCGAACCACTCTCCGTGGCCCTCGAACACCCGTACGACTCCAGCAAAGCCATCGGGACGATGCAGTTGCCCGGCGGCATGTCCCTGTGCGCGTCCGCGTCAAACCGGCGATCCTGGGGTGACGGCCTCCACCACGTGCTGGATGGAACCACTGGCCGCCCGGTCAGGACAGCAGTGGCAACGTGGGCCATGGCCGAGAGCGCGCTGCTGGCCGATGGGCTGGCCACCGCCCTGTTTTTTGTTCCCGGGGCTGATCTGGAGAAGACCTTCGACTTTTCCTGGCTTACGGTTTTTTCCGATGGAAGCGCTGCCTACTCGGCAGGATTTGAAGGGACACTGTTCACATGA
- a CDS encoding FMN-binding protein, producing MRPSVRKSVFAGIAGISLIGTVAGCAPSATQNTPATPAGGTSSSAPAATSSSLATSGSTYKDGTYNADGTYVSPNGTETVGVELTLASGKVTAVEITQHPSNPNTRKFQGEFAGGIAAQVVGKSIDEIKVSKVAGSSLTSGGFNDAVEKIKSEAK from the coding sequence ATGAGACCGTCAGTCCGCAAGAGTGTTTTCGCCGGAATCGCCGGCATATCCCTTATTGGAACGGTGGCCGGCTGCGCACCCTCCGCCACTCAGAACACGCCTGCAACCCCCGCCGGTGGCACCTCCAGCAGCGCGCCCGCGGCAACATCGTCCTCCTTGGCCACCAGCGGCTCCACCTACAAGGACGGAACGTACAACGCCGACGGAACGTATGTCTCGCCCAACGGCACCGAAACAGTTGGCGTGGAACTGACACTCGCCTCGGGCAAGGTCACCGCCGTCGAGATCACCCAGCACCCGTCCAATCCGAACACGCGCAAATTCCAAGGGGAGTTCGCGGGCGGCATCGCGGCCCAGGTGGTCGGCAAGAGCATCGACGAAATCAAGGTTTCCAAGGTGGCCGGGTCATCGCTAACCAGCGGCGGCTTTAACGACGCGGTGGAAAAGATCAAGTCGGAGGCCAAGTAG
- the argS gene encoding arginine--tRNA ligase, which translates to MTPEELSLAISACLKDAVAAGEIALAVSAVPAEVRVERPKNREHGDWATNIALQLAKQAGTNPREFATILSARLKTIYGVSAVDIAGPGFLNITVDAAAAGALAKVIVEAGPAYGTTSVLAGHVVNMEFVSANPTGPLHIGHTRWAALGDSIARVLRASGAEVTAEYYINDAGTQMNVFAQSVYSRLHGLPVPDGGYPGQYIADLGHEVLTEHPDIRELTKVAAIPVIRAAAYKAQMKDIRSTLADFGVHFDVYFSEQELHDAGAIESAVARLREQGHVYDDGGAVWLRTTDFGDDKDRVMIRANGEPTYFAADAAYYLSKKDRGFTEKIYLLGADHHGYINRLKAIAACAGDDPEANIEVLIGQLVSVNGAKLSKRAGNIIELKDLIDWLGKDAVRYSLARFPADSPLTLDPDLLKKHSNENPVFYVQYAHARSRGAARNAVAAGVDRSAFDASVLDHATENELLSYLGSYPSIVAMAAELREPHRVARHLEVIAGAYHRWYDACRVAPLGDEPVTDVNRTRLWLNDATSQVLANGLDLLGVSAPERM; encoded by the coding sequence GTGACTCCCGAAGAACTCTCCCTCGCCATATCCGCCTGCCTGAAGGATGCCGTCGCCGCAGGCGAAATCGCCCTTGCTGTATCAGCCGTGCCTGCCGAGGTGCGAGTGGAGCGTCCTAAGAACAGGGAACACGGCGACTGGGCCACCAACATTGCCCTGCAGTTGGCCAAGCAGGCCGGGACCAACCCGCGGGAGTTTGCCACCATCCTCAGTGCCCGGCTGAAGACGATCTACGGCGTTTCGGCCGTGGACATCGCGGGGCCGGGATTCCTCAATATCACCGTTGACGCTGCGGCAGCAGGTGCTTTGGCCAAGGTCATCGTGGAAGCCGGACCTGCCTACGGAACCACTTCCGTGCTGGCCGGCCACGTGGTGAACATGGAGTTCGTCTCGGCGAACCCCACCGGTCCGCTGCATATCGGCCATACCCGCTGGGCCGCCCTGGGCGACTCCATCGCCCGTGTGCTGCGCGCCTCTGGAGCGGAAGTCACCGCGGAGTACTACATCAACGACGCCGGTACCCAGATGAACGTTTTTGCCCAGTCGGTGTACTCGCGGCTCCACGGCCTGCCGGTTCCCGACGGCGGCTACCCCGGACAGTACATTGCCGACCTCGGCCACGAGGTGCTCACCGAACACCCGGATATCCGTGAACTCACCAAGGTGGCCGCGATTCCCGTTATTCGGGCCGCCGCCTACAAGGCACAGATGAAGGACATCAGGTCCACGCTTGCGGACTTCGGCGTCCACTTCGACGTCTACTTCTCCGAACAGGAACTGCACGACGCCGGGGCGATCGAAAGTGCCGTCGCCCGCCTCCGTGAACAGGGACATGTTTACGACGACGGCGGCGCCGTCTGGCTGCGCACCACCGACTTTGGGGACGACAAGGACCGGGTGATGATCCGGGCCAACGGCGAGCCAACGTACTTCGCCGCCGATGCTGCCTACTACCTCTCCAAGAAGGACCGGGGCTTCACCGAGAAGATCTACCTGCTGGGCGCAGATCACCACGGGTACATCAACCGGCTCAAGGCCATCGCGGCCTGTGCCGGCGATGACCCGGAGGCAAACATCGAGGTGCTGATTGGCCAGCTGGTCTCCGTCAACGGAGCGAAGCTGTCCAAGCGCGCCGGCAACATCATCGAGCTCAAGGACCTCATTGACTGGCTGGGCAAGGATGCGGTGCGGTATTCACTGGCCCGTTTCCCAGCGGACTCCCCGCTGACGCTGGATCCTGACCTCCTGAAGAAGCACAGCAACGAGAACCCTGTGTTCTATGTGCAGTACGCCCACGCGCGCTCACGCGGTGCTGCCCGGAACGCCGTTGCCGCCGGCGTGGACCGCAGCGCCTTCGACGCGTCTGTGCTGGACCACGCCACGGAAAACGAGCTGCTCTCCTACCTGGGAAGCTACCCGTCGATTGTTGCCATGGCCGCTGAGCTGCGCGAGCCGCACCGCGTGGCCCGCCACCTTGAGGTCATCGCCGGCGCCTACCACCGCTGGTATGACGCCTGCCGCGTGGCTCCCCTGGGTGACGAACCGGTCACCGACGTCAACCGCACCCGGCTGTGGCTCAACGATGCCACCAGCCAGGTACTGGCCAATGGCCTTGACCTCCTTGGCGTCTCTGCGCCGGAACGGATGTGA